Genomic DNA from Rhizophagus irregularis chromosome 1, complete sequence:
gtaaataacaCTCAACTTCTAGtatataagttaataaattatgaagaTAATACGGTAGTTGCTCAAATACTtcgtataaataataaaattgatacaAGTTATGGGAGACTTGGATActtagataattatttatcactACGCATTTTTTATCCCAATGGAACTATTAAACCAATCGATCTTTCGATCGATGATTTGAAAATACAGCCTTtgaattttcatattttctcaTATAATAAGGTTGAACCTGGCCTTGGAATTCGATGCCCTATTGAAATTTACGCCGtgaaaagtaattttatattagtaacTTATATAGTGGCTGAGGATGCAAACAATTCTTCAACGTATTATGAATGGGCATTGACACTCGACTTTAATGGAAATATCCGCAGGTTAGGGAAAACTGATATAACCTTTTGGAAGGAAATGAAGCATATAATgtactttcttttatttttctttttatagtaattttaaacTGGGTCCTAGTTTCCTTGACGCGAAATATGGTAATATATGGCTACCAAACGTTGCTCAATATATACCAAATGCTGATAATGAGAAGGGATTTCTACGTTCAGCATCTAAGGGTATTAGCGATGTTAACTTGCAGCAATTGATAATGTAATTTACCAtgttaataagaataaaataaaaaattttaatgtgtagttttaatttgtaattttttttttcttttttatgaaGAACTGAAGATGGGATAATTAACCAGCTTGCGGAATTGGATATACCTTTTCCAGCAACGAATAATTTAGTTTCAACAATTGCGACATTGGACGGAAATTACGCGattatttattctaataataCGAATTCAACAACAGACCCTCAGAATCCTCTTCCGACACAAGGAGGAATTTATGCTCAATTCatagaaattaaagaaaatatagtaaaatatgaaCCGGTTGTCCTTTATCAAACTACAATTCCattagtttttaattatctCATCTGTAGTATCAATTATGCAGGAACTGGTCATGTTTGTGTATCAACTTTTACTCTAAACAATCAAGACAATTCaaccatttattatttaacagtACAATTTCTTTCAAGAGGGTCTGTGTTTATTGCCACTGCTTCTAAAACTGGTCAAATCCAAGGAATCTTACAATATAACGTTAGATCATTACGTTACGGAGGCTTTTTCTTTTGTGGTATACAACAATTAGTTCAAACTAATATTTATGGTTATGTTTTGGAGGACAACGGTAATCAGATTCCTTGGAACCTTATAAATCCCACTGTATCAAATATTCGATTCACTCATGTAATTTTACCAAACAACACACTTGTGTTTCCTCAACCGGAGGGAGGTCAATCTTGGAATTTGATCTTTACTGATTTACCTAAACTTCAAAAAGGTAAAAtaacaactaaaaaaaattttttttagcttttctAACTTTACAAATACTACAAATATCTAGATGCTGGTTATGAGAATATAGTTATCAATGCCACAATTCCAACAATTGGTCAGCTGATTGATGCAACCACAACTAACTTCCTTATAATCACGTATAATCAACAAATTGATTTAACAAATGGCACAATCACCATTTTCCAAAGTAATGGTTCTGGTCCTGGGATTATACGTCAAATCGTTAATGGCatagaaaattcaaaatatgtaTCATTTATTGATAGTAATACTGTTAATATTACAGTAATTGATAGTACATTTAATAATCTTGGTGCAACATACTATGTTAAGATTACAAACGCTTTTGTATCGAGCCACTTCTATTCTGAGCCTCTTTTTGGCTTAAGTCATGATACTTGGCATTTCACAACACGTAAGCAGTTTTTCTTCTATGTAAAATGACAATCGAATTTcattatacaaaattaattaatttttaattagtcgCAAATGAACaagaagaagaaagtaaaataagtaaaattaaaggaaaaattcAATGGTATATGGATGACATTAGTGGACAAGTCAGACTGAGCCAAGACGGAACCGCTTTTTTTGACGGACTTAATCGTAACCAAcgaatagaattttttaataatttaacacaAGAAATAGCCAATGCACTTGCTATTACACCGGGACGAATAACTACCTCTTGGAAATTTCAAATTGACACCTCACTTCCTaacgatcaaaaaaaatatcttttatccattaatattaaaaaaggtaGCCATCCGACGGATAGACGAGTTGATCTCGTCGTTAAGGATTTAGACACTATGATTAAGAATATGGAGATCACTACTTTAATGTCTGGATATTCTTCAAAATACTTGGATCCAAATTTTGGATATGAAGGCTTTCGTAaatattcacttttttttttgaaaaagatttCTGACGataattgatcaaattaaacattttttttttattaacttgtaAACAGCTAGATGGATTGAcgaaaatagaaataaaatcatcataacaTTTGCGGGCTTTGTGTTTTTGACTCTGCTTGTCTTTTTGTctataatttatgataaaaaaagagGTCAAAGTTTTTGTagtatatttagtatatttctttctgatttaaaagatttaagaaATGATAAGAATGATCATAAGGTAAAATAAAGTCACTACATTTTAATCGAGAAAATGAAATGCTAACATGTAACTTAATCTAGGCAaaccatttaaaaatttataagtatgGACACATTATTGCATCATTTGTGACGGACCTTCTTTTCGCTACAGTCGACTCTAAAAGtatccaaaatattttttatgtgaggtaattaatttttgaacaaaattaattcttattttttaaaaaaatagagttCAAAATACTtacgataataaatttttttccaagtGTTTTCTTTATAACATTTCCATATATTGTAAggttaatattttgtattagaTTTATACTTGAGGAGACAGTCTCAGAAGTAGTAGTTCCGGTCGATTCAGAAAGAGGAGTACCGACCAATTCAGGAAATGAAGATTCGACCAGTTCAGAAAAAGATTGCATTCAGAAAAATTCAGGAAATGAAGTTTTGATCAGTTCAGAAATAGATCCAAAACAGAAAAATTCAGGAAATGAAGTAGTTCCGATTAgaatttggttaaaaaatgaaaatgatgataggTCGAAATATAGAGTtagaaaaatcatattaacagcaataataataatagcaGGAGTTGATTTTGCAGCTTTAGATATACTTGAATCAAAACATGAATGGTttggatttaaatttaatgcgAAGAAATCTGAAAAATCTCAACGTATAATCGATAAGGGAGATTCATTTGTTAACTTTATTGAAGAAATTCCTAAACTCGTTATTAAggtatgtatttttttttttgcataactttttttttaaaatcaaaattcaaataaatttattactttttttttattaataggcTTACCTTTTGAGTCAGGTGGTTAAATTTAGTTACATAACAGTACTTAGTTTAACATTTTCTactttttctattataaaacTCTTTAGagaatttcttataaaaatattttataagacAGTGTAGGAATTTTGAAAtgagagaaataaaaaaataatgcaagtTAATAAAAGAGTttttacgttttttatttaacgcCATCCAATTACATTTTCTAAATGttttcacaaataaaaattctggGATTGTTGTTATATTTGccttttaaatattatcataaaactACATTAGTGTTTCAAGAATCTTTCGTAATCATTTAATGAATCACAtctaatatgaaaatttgaaaactttatttcaaatatgaaAGTGTCACTGAAAATTCGCTGCGTCACACTGCACCGTCAACCTGAGACATGAATTTGAATGTTATGTGTGCTACTGGATATAACGAATCGTCTGTTCTAGAGGATTTAGTTCGGTATATAGTGAATTCGTTATCTAAAATACCGAACCTGTCCtagataattctggccgactTTATAAGtaccggccagaattataatttcgTATAACATAAAACCAATCATAAATGATAATTCTGGAAAGCACTATAAATTTGGcccaaattaatttaatatcacaTGACCGTTCggtataaataatatctagGGTTAGATAAATAAACGGGGGGTCCAACTCAAATGTTACACAGACTGATCAGTGATCGCCATTCGCCAGAACTGAAGCCATATGTAAATTACTATGtgttactattaaaattaaatattacccCATGTTTAAATTGAAAGATCTGCcgataatcaatataatctatgaaaaaaaatgataaatcgGTAATGACGAAATGTGAAACTACacgaaaatatatttttttttttgaaatattctgtctatattttttaaaattttggatcGGCTGTTTGAAATACCtcaaaaacatataaaagtttattacacacttgaaaataatacataataaaagaagaaaaagctattttaaaatgttttacgtaaaaatatttagtatatacTTGTTGAAATCtcgaaaaaaaaggatataattttaactttctATCATAAAAGAgcaaaaaacatataaaattaagaacAAAGCAACCAGTgatctaattttaatgaaaaaacttcGCCTATATAGAGCTAGCATATACAATCTTGGCTTCTGGGATCGGCTGCTTTTCTATGTGTACgtgttgaaaaaataaaaaaaaagtgaaattttaatatgaaaattcgTTTGTGTAACCAATTTATGAGAGTGACAGTTCTGGTGGTCAATGATTTCAATCAGGAACCTTAATAGATATTCTGATTTACAAATGacaaatgtataaaataaaacttagaTGTTGAATAATATCTTCGATTCTTGATTGAGTACTTtaatatttccattttttagtTTCTATTTTACCTTCTTTTGCCACGTCACctatttttgcaataaaaataaaaattaaataaacgtttaaacaaaaaattctttttatttttaagtgtcTTTTCTTCTATGATATTATCACTTCAGTTTAACATTCAAATAACTTCATTTCCTGAAAACATTTATTcagtaaaaaatgattattataagcAACAAGACaactttactaataaaaattagctaatttaaaaaataaaaacaataaataaacaaatgtaataaataatatttcggCAAATGTTCATATGACGAAATGGCTTCGGTGAAATGTCCATTCGGCGAAATGCCCTGATACCGCTGAAAGGTAAAAGTTTCAGCCTAAACTAACCTCCCTTACCTAACCCAAGATACTCCAACGTCTACGTTATCTTTAAGGATAAGTATTTCTGCCTAAACCAACTTCCCTTACCCTAACCCTAATATACTCTAACGTCAATGTTATCTTCAAAGATAAGTATTTCAGCCTAAATTAACTTTCCTTACCCTAAGATACCCTACTCCAAAGATGATTGCTTGAGAATATAAGGAATTTATAGAtgttaattcaaattaataaatcctGTGCGTGATCATCATTAGATATGTagattttatatgaaaagtctaaatgaaaaattttaaggaAGTAAATTAgtacatatttaaaataaaactaataaaactaaaaatttacacaaatctatataaaattattttacacaTAAAATTAGATTCACATGAAATCCATATTGGATCTTTAAAACTATATCCAATATAGATTTTTACggttacggtacatttcgccgaagccatttcgccgaTAGGCATTGATAGTAAAGTACTATTAGTTCCGAAGCAAGAGAAATAACGAAAGAATTGGAAACTGACAATACTGTATGTCGTGTCAAATTAGGAATCACTAGGATTCATATTCGCTTTCAGCTTTTCCTATCTGGTCGAGAGTTtacaattgtaatttttttacttttattttattaatatataaaaatttaaataagatCACCATTTTCATTTCGGCGATGCATTACTTTTGACTATCATTGTATACACGAGTCAAGAAAGTAAATCGTATAAGGTCAAGAATGCAATATTTGCatgatagaaatatttattaattaaaaaaaattatagatgtaatttctttacagcgaaaaaataaaataactaatacattcactaataaataatttaactcaAAAATTCAAAGTGACCAAACTTCATTAGTCAATAGCATGAGTCAGTAAGGGCACTACAATAAAGACCATACGCGCAATCAAAATCAGTTTCACATACTTCATCATAACCACAATCTCTATTGAAGCCACCAGGTGTACAACGTTTCATGAGAAGACTAGATCTAACTAcaaatgaaaatgttaaatgCATGAGAAAatagaaagataaaaaaactataaataaaaataattaatctcTTACCCTCATGGAGAGGCAATGCATGAACTGTCAGACCATGGATGGTACAAATAAGAATGATAaacaagaaaatatatttcattgcaaaatattgagaatttttgttctgtaatatttttttttgttcggTAATATTTTGTTCGGTAATATTTTGTTCGGTAATATTTTGTtcggtaatttttttttgttctgtgttttttttaatcagtccctgtatatataagaaaaagcAGAATATGAAGACTATATCATTTacagaaataaaatgaaattttttatgagaaagccaatttaaaaattattatgaacaaAGATCAACTAATTTTTCTACATTTTACAAATGACCAATTTAATACCTAGataagtaattatttaattattatgaactAATTTTTCTCCATTTTACAAATGATCAATTACATGTGATATTTTACAACGTGTTTCggatttcaaaaattattacggATCCGTagataaggaaaaaaaagtaattattaatttattttccttAAAACATGTTCAATATTTCAAGATTTTACCTTCCATGGCCGGTATAAGAACCGtagcaaaaaaaatgatagtgAGCGTTAAAAAGATAGGAAATTTCATTATGCGTGAAATATTTcgattaaaagtttaaaattgtatttaatcatttactaatattacaatctttttaaatgggatatatatatacatatttttgggGATCACTTAAAAATCCTGACACCCATAATATCAACAGTCTATAATCTCGTCACCCAAAATCCCAATAAATGCAAATCCCGATTGAATCAAAATCCTGACCCTGTCTGAGATTCGATCAGATGAATTTGAGATTATTAGCAACAATAATAATGGTATTTATAGTGATGTTAATGAACAAGCATTGGATTTAACAGAGACCGGCAAGTATAACCTTTATGGTAATCGGGATGGACCAGTTAATCCAAACTATTGATATATTCACATGGTACACATATGTATAAGATGTATGAGAAATGGTGCTTTGATATACGTTAATATGTACAATCTCGTAAATCCATTGGATTCCTATTTTTATACTTCATCAATCACCTATGGTACAATTTCGCAAATCCCTGTTTAAACGGATAGATTGAGAGTTGACGTGTCTTATGAGCCAAttccaaaaaatgaaaatctaACAAGTGCATCCGGGAACTTAAATACCTAGAAAGGTAATATGACATCCATTTATATCAAAtgttaaaatgaaattatatgtttattaacTTGTATACTCCACGTAAACTTtagatacaaaaaataaacttatctAGGTAAAGGAGTTATTCGTAATTGTCTTTCTTATTTTGGAGAATATATTGCGTCCaagaaatttctaaatatGTTAACACTACGTCATTACTTTTATACTACCATCTTATTTGCCGGATACTTAGTCATACCGAAATTATTGTACAATAAGTTTGAGCATTCAACTTACGATCATTGATTTGTAATTACAAATTCTCAACTACGAGACCATGACCTGAAGGTCACGATTGCTCTATTTCATTGTTTTCGACGATATAGTGAACACATATATACAGATGgattatattatcaataatactACTATTACTAGTGTCTTATTTCCTGCACTTAAACGAATCACTTTGGAATCCCATCTAAAACTGGATTCATTCCTAAAGAATTTTGTaacatatgatattttttggAAATACATAATTCatgtttacaaaaaaaaatgtgtacgATTTTCTGGATATCACACCCCCTCGAAGAGGTGAACGAAGAAAAATAGGGGTTTCTATCAAAGAGGCGGTTTACTTTTCATTTCAATaatagtaagtatttattGATTCGATAGTTAGTTGGGTATGTGTCcaagaaattttcaaatgcGCTAACATTATGTCTATTATTCTACGCCAAAAGCAAGAagcgaaaaaataattaacatacTTTTATTGCAAAACAGAAATAACCAAAGGAGGACCACCAGCTAATGACCATTAAACACAGAAAGAAGATAATATATTGGGAGAAGTGGGTTTATATTGATGTGGGAAGGAAACGTAGTACAGTGACACCTCTCTAAGTGCACCCCCCTTGGgaccatagtaaaaaaatagtagaatgtgcacttagagagggtgtgcatttatagagagtaaaatattaagagcTCTTATAAGTTGGGACCAGGTCCACCGTGCACTTAAAGAGAATTTATATAGTGCGTGCACTTATAGAGGGTGCACTTATAGAGGTGTCACTGTAGTATTGACAAATCTGTTTGTTATATTTGATGATGGgaagaaaataattgtaaatgcCCATGTGccaaataaaacttatatctCAGTTCAAGTTATGCAagtgaacaaaaaaaaacccgATAATTATAAGCGCAACCATAATTTAATGCAAACGTACATAACATTTTATACTTTAcacataaattaaaattaatacttgTATTATAGCAATAAAACTAATCATTCTTacattaaaagatttttttttttgttctacTTTAAAACATTGATATAAAGCCTAAAGCAAACATAACACACCTACAAGAAGACTAAAGCTTGATTCTTTCAGAGCATATCCCTAATTTTCGATTAAATGATCGGGTGCATATATTTCAGTGCCTTGTACATCAAATGGGAAAAAGTCTAATTTTTGCCTTTTATCCGCCCCTGGGTTCacattatgaaaatgatcCTCACTAATATATGGCCGTTTTGCAATAACAGTATCCATAGAAACATCACCAATACCcttaatagtattttttaacCTATTTATATCCCAAAAATTGGGATTGATATCCCTAGTAAGAGAAAATGTGGCTCGTGCTGAAAAAACGGGGCCAAAGTAGCTCTTAAAATTGTCTTTTGAGACGATCAGAATTTCTGGTAAATTTTCACTCCCCTCGTATGGTTGTGTAGTAAATATGATCGTTATGTCTCTATACTCTTGAAGCTCAGAATGTTCGACGCTATTAAAATTCTTCTCGTCTTCATCACTAACATTTTTCTCAGTCATCTTCTTTGAGCCATAATCCCATTGGTTTTGACCCATTATGAGATAAAAAACTCCAGATACATCTTCCATAACATAAAATATGTCTGAAGATTCAGCAGAAGTACCATTAACAACAACACAATGCCCATTATTCCAGGGGATCTCTGAACCATGcgtcaaatttaaatttaatggaaATTGCTCTCTCGACTTATATATACCGAGCTCTTTCaatttcataacaatatccaagtttTCTTTCGTTCCATAAGCACCAGGATGTAGATTTCGAAGGGATAGCTCATTTTTCCCCATTTTAATGGCCAGATTGACGTAAAAGGAAATGTGATGTGCTACAAATAATTCCCATTCTTGCcaatacatattattatttacatcaaCAATCTTTAAGATATCATTATAAAtgcaaacaaaaaaaaatggcattTCAATAAGGAACAAATTTTGACCGCCATATGGAGAGAGAGAAAAATGCCCGTCGGTTTGCAGATCTCTGACTGTTGTCCCTTTATTATCTAAgcacttattttttttaacagggaTCCCCTCAACGCAATGATACAAAAGATTCATGAAAAGTTCCTTTTCACCGTAAACCTTTCTATTAATGGCGTACATTTCTTGAAGATCACTCTTAACGATTGAGAAAATTTCATCACAATCATAATTTAGTTTCTCAAAGAATTCTTTTCCATTATCACataatgttttaaaacatACGTCAAGGAGTCGTTCAAGTGCACGAGGCAAACCTCCAGTATCTATCAGAAGTTGTAAAAGTGGAGCCACTTAAATACGTGTTTTGTTATTGGTGGTGCTACGCCTTTTGTTTTGGGTGCTGCGTCTTTTTTAATTGGTGCTTCAAAGTTTAATAATGTTGTTGGTGCTTTAAATTTTGTCGCAAAATGGTCCATAATTAGAATCATCGATTTAATGTCCAATAATGGACAATCAACAAACTGAAATGAGATACCCGTAACTTCTCTTTGTTTAGCAATAGCTCGTGGTGCTGTTCCTGAGAGGAATGGTTGTATAAAAGTAGAATATTCTTCAGTCGTGAATTTTGTAATGCAACGGATCATATTCCCAAAGAATTGGTTTGTTTTATTTTGTGCACCCCATTTATCAATCATttgaaattcatcaatatGAAGATAcaagaataatttttgattgttGGAGAACTTCAAAGAttcatagtaataataaatgacggaatcaaaaatgaaaatatcttTGCCGTACTGAAGAGCTCTAGAGCGGAACACTTGGAATGTGGTgtcgtattttttttcaatgaagAATGCATAAGCAATCCACAATCCAAGAATTACCTCTAATTTAAGTTCGCTGTCATATCCACTAAGGTAAAAACCATTCCCGAAATTCATATAGAGATATTCAAAATGTACATCGCCCCATTCTTCTGGAGGTTTTTGATGTAATCAAAAAGTTCTATTCCAAATCGAGTTTTTCCTATTCAAGGAATTT
This window encodes:
- a CDS encoding uncharacterized protein (SECRETED:cutsite_VTS-DS; SECRETED:prob_0.7201); SECRETED:SignalP(1-21), whose product is MKLNLLLSILSIILFSTLVTSDSNITYTENVNNTQLLVYKLINYEDNTVVAQILRINNKIDTSYGRLGYLDNYLSLRIFYPNGTIKPIDLSIDDLKIQPLNFHIFSYNKVEPGLGIRCPIEIYAVKSNFILVTYIVAEDANNSSTYYEWALTLDFNGNIRSNFKLGPSFLDAKYGNIWLPNVAQYIPNADNEKGFLRSASKGISDVNLQQLIITEDGIINQLAELDIPFPATNNLVSTIATLDGNYAIIYSNNTNSTTDPQNPLPTQGGIYAQFIEIKENIVKYEPVVLYQTTIPLVFNYLICSINYAGTGHVCVSTFTLNNQDNSTIYYLTVQFLSRGSVFIATASKTGQIQGILQYNVRSLRYGGFFFCGIQQLVQTNIYGYVLEDNGNQIPWNLINPTVSNIRFTHVILPNNTLVFPQPEGGQSWNLIFTDLPKLQKDAGYENIVINATIPTIGQLIDATTTNFLIITYNQQIDLTNGTITIFQSNGSGPGIIRQIVNGIENSKYVSFIDSNTVNITVIDSTFNNLGATYYVKITNAFVSSHFYSEPLFGLSHDTWHFTTLANEQEEESKISKIKGKIQWYMDDISGQVRLSQDGTAFFDGLNRNQRIEFFNNLTQEIANALAITPGRITTSWKFQIDTSLPNDQKKYLLSINIKKGSHPTDRRVDLVVKDLDTMIKNMEITTLMSGYSSKYLDPNFGYEGFPRWIDENRNKIIITFAGFVFLTLLVFLSIIYDKKRGQSFCSIFSIFLSDLKDLRNDKNDHKANHLKIYKYGHIIASFVTDLLFATVDSKSIQNIFYVSVFFITFPYIVRLIFCIRFILEETVSEVVVPVDSERGVPTNSGNEDSTSSEKDCIQKNSGNEVLISSEIDPKQKNSGNEVVPIRIWLKNENDDRSKYRVRKIILTAIIIIAGVDFAALDILESKHEWFGFKFNAKKSEKSQRIIDKGDSFVNFIEEIPKLVIKAYLLSQVVKFSYITVLSLTFSTFSIIKLFREFLIKIFYKTV